GCAGAAGAAGCTCCTCGGGGCAAAGGTCTTCATCGTCGGCGCCGGGGGGCTCGGCTGCCCGGTGGGGTATTATCTCGCTGCTGCCGGGGTGGGCACCATCGCGATGATCGACAACGATACCGTCGAGCTGAGCAACCTCCAGCGGCAGATCGCCCATAGCACGAAGACGGTGGGCGCCTTCAAGGTGGATTCCGCCAAGGCGACCTTCGAGACCCTCAATCCCGATGTCACGGTGGTGGGCATCAAGGAGCGCATCTCGAGAGACAACATCATGGACCTGATCAGGGACTGCGATGTCGTGGTGGACGGGAGCGACAACTTCCCGACGCGCTACCTGGTGAACGACGCCTGCGTGCTCTCCCGGAAGCCGCTCGTGAGCGGCGCGATCCTGCGGTTCGAGGGACAGGTGACCACGATCATGCCCGGCAAGGGCCACTGCTACCGCTGCCTCTTCGAGGATATGCCGCCTGCGGGGCTCGTGCCCTCGTGCCAGGAGGCCGGCGTCATCGGCGCCATCACCGGCGTGGTCGGCTCGCTCCAGGCGATCGAGGTGATCAAGGTGCTCCTCGGCAAGGGCGAGGCGCTGACGAACGCCCTCCTGATCTACGATGCCCTGAAGGCGACCTTCCGGCGCGTCAGGGTCCCCAAGAACCCCGACTGCCGCGTCTGCGGCGAGCACCCGACCATCACCGAGCTCCAGGACTACGAGGGCGGGTATTGCAGGCTTTAGTCCGTGCACGCAAGGCACATCTACTGCGATCGGCTGCAGGGTTCCCGTGCTTCGTTGTCAGGGGAGCATAGTCCTCGACGTAGCGCTGCTACGCCTCCGGGCTCTTCTCCCCCTCCGCCTCGCACAGAAAGCCCTTCGCTCGATCTCGTGACGATGCGCCTTGCGTGCACGGACTAGTCTCATCCTATGAGGACAGGCTGCGCTCTTACGTCTATTATTCAGGCTATTATGGATCGGTTGATAATTCCCCGGCATATTTTCGACGGCATGGTCGCCCACTGCAGGGCGGGGCTGCCGGATGAGGCGTGCGGCATTCTCGCGGGTACGGGAAGTGAAGTCGCCGTACTCTATACGATGACCAATGCCGACCCCTCGCCGGTGAGCTACCTGATGGAGCCGGGGGAGCAGCTCACCGCATTCCGGGATATGCGGGAAAAGGGTATGCAGATGCTCGCCGTTTTCCATTCCCACCCTCAATCGCCGGCCTACCCCTCGGCAAAAGACCAGAGCCTCGCCTTCTACGAGGACTCCCTCTATGTCATCGTGGGCCTGGCTGAAGGAGAGCCGGTGGTGAAGGCCTTTTCCCTGCGCGGCGGCGAGGTGGCCGAGACCCCCCTGGTCGTCAGGTAGGAGCAGGACGGTTTCCGTTGTATTCACTCGCCTTTCCGTCCCGGTGCGCCGGCAGTTCCCCTCTCCGTCTTGCCTCCTGTGTAATGCTTTGATTTTATTCCGGTCTTGAAGTAAAATAAAGTTTCATTTTCTTGCAGGCGCTCAGGGGAGATTTTCAGAAACGAGGGTGAGGAGGAGGCCTTATGGGGTATGTACGCGGTCTTAAATGCAGGGAGTGCGGCAGGGAGTACCCGGTCGATCCCATATATGTGTGCGAGTTCTGCTTCGGTCCTTTGGAGGTCAGCTACGACTATGCGGCGATAAAGAGGGTGTTGACGAGAGAGGCTATCGAGGAGCGGGAAACGAATCTCTGGCGCTATAAAGAGCTGCTTCCCATAGACGGAGAGCCCCGGGCAGGCCTGAAGTCGGGATTCACTCCCCTGGTCAAGGCCGATAATCTCGGACGCGAGCTCGGCGTCAAGGAGCTCTACATAAAAGACGATACCGTCGTCCATCCGACGTTGTCCTTTAAAGACAGGGTCGTGGCAGTGGCGCTGACCAAGGCAAAGGAGTTCGGGTTCGATACGGTCGCCTGCGCCTCGACGGGCAATCTCGCGCACTCGGTCTCTGCCCACGGCGCGAAGGCGGGGTTCAAGCGTTTTGTCTTCATCCCCGCCACGCTCGAGCCGAGCAAGATCGTGGCGTCGCTCGTCTACGAGCCGAACCTCGTCGCGGTCGACGGCAACTACGATGAGGTGAACAGGCTCTGCAGCGAGATCGCGAACAAGTACCGCTGGGCCTTCGTCAACATCAACATACGGCCCTTTTACGCAGAAGGTTCGAAGACGCAGGGCTTCGAGATCGTGGAGCAGCTGGGCTGGAGGGTCCCTGATACGGTCGTCGTGCCGTGCGCCAGCGGCTCGCTGCTGACGAAGATATGGAAATCTTTCAAGGAGCTCAAGGAGGTGGGGATCGTAGGGGAAGTGGGGACGAAGGTCTTTGCCGCCCAGGCGACAGGCTGCTCGCCGATCACGACCGCCATAAAGCAGGGCGCCGATGTCGTCAAACCGGTAAAGCCCGATACCGTGGCAAAGTCCCTCGCCATCGGCAATCCCGCCGACGGTTTTTATGCGAGCCAGATCGTGAAGGAGACGGGCGGGGGCGGCGAGGATGTTTCGGACCGCGAGATCATCGAGGCGATAAAGCTGCTCGCGCGCACCGAGGGTATCTTTGCCGAGACCGCGGGCGGGGTTACCGTCGCCGCGGCGCGGAAGCTGATCGAGCAGGGAAAGATCGACAGGAACGGAACGACGGTCATCTGCGTCACCGGCAACGGGCTGAAGACGCAGGAGGCCCTTACCGGCCATACGGCGGCGGTCCATCACATAAAACCGAATTTAGGCGCCTTCGAAGAGGTGCTGGAAAAGATAAGTAAGAAGTAAGAGGAAGGGGGAGCTTAGGGGAGTTCTTTTATTCTGGCTCCTGTTTTTACTTCCTACTTTTCACTTCTTACTTCTCACTTGAATAAGAGGAGGTGAGCATATGGCGGTAAAGGTGAGGATTCCTACCCCTCTCCAGAAGCTGACGCAGGGCAAGGAGGAGGTCGAGGGCAGGGTCGGCTCGGTTATCGAGCTGATCAACGACCTCGAGACGAAGTATCCCGGTATTGCCGAGAGGATATCCGAAGGCGGCAAGGTCAGGCGCTTCGTGAATATCTACGTGAACGAAGAGGATATACGCTTTCTGCAGGCTGAGCAGACCCCGGTGAAGGATGGAGACGAGGTCTCGATAGTCCCTGCGATAGCGGGCGGGAGCAGTGTGTAGAGCATCGGACGTGGAGCGGTATCGCGTGCGCATCGCCGTCCGCGCCAACGCTCGACGATATACCATGAGAGAGGGGGCAGCATGAAGAGGCGAGTTAAATTGACATTCCCGCAGCAGCTTATCAGAGAGCCGGTGATCTTCACCATGGCCAAGAAGTACGACGTGCTCCCTAACATCAGGAGGGCGCGGGTAACGGATACCATGGGAGAGATGATCCTCGAGCTCGAGGGCTCCGAAGAGAATCTCGACAAGGGGGTGCAGTCCCTCAAGGACCAGGGTATCGAAGTGGAGCTCATCGAAGGAGATGTTGTCGAGTAGATCGCAGCCGCTCTCCGGAAGGGAGCGTACTGCAATCGCGGCGGCTGCCAGGGCCGACGCCGAACGGAAGCGGTTCAGCGGGCAGAGAGGATAGCCTATGAAATACATCGTACTGATCGGTGACGGGATGGCGGACCGGCCCCTGCAGGAGCTGGGCGGTCTGACCCCCCTCCAGAAGGCGGCGACGCCCCACATGGACCGGCTCGCCCGCGAGGGCGTCTTCGGCAGTGTGCATACCGTGCCGCGCGGCTTGCCGCCCGGCTCGGATGTGGCGAACCTCAGCATCCTCGGCTACGATCCCCGGCGGTATTACACCGGGAGAGCGCCGCTCGAGGCAGCGAGCATCGGCGTCGCACTCGACGATACCGATGTCGCCTATCGCTGCAACCTCGTGACCCTCGCATTCACGGGGAATGACGCCGATACCGCGATGGAGGACTACAGCAGCGGCCACATAACGACCGAAGAGGCGCGGGTGCTGATCGAGGCGCTCAAGGCCGAGCTCGAGAGCGAGACTATCCGCTTCTATCCCGGCGTCAGCTACCGGCATCTCATGGTCTGGAAGAACGGCAGCGCCGATGTGGAGTGCACGCCGCCCCACGATATCCTCGGCAAGACTATCTCGGCGTATCTCCCCAAAGGAGCGGGCGACGGAGTGCTGCGGGATCTCATGCAGCGGTCGGTGTGCATCCTCGAGAGCCATCCGCTCTGCAAGGAGCGTGTTGCCAGGGGAAAGAGGCCGGCGAACAGCATCTGGCTCTGGGGGCAGGGACGGCGGCCGCAGCTGCCCACCTACAAAGAGAAATACAAGGTTACCGGCGCCCTCGTCTCGGCGGTGGACCTCACGAAAGGGCTCGGCATCTACGCAGGCTTCAGGGTGCTGAATGTGCCGGGCGCGACAGGATGGCTCGACACCAACTACGCGGGCAAGGTGGCCTACACGCTGGAGGCGCTGAACGAGGTGGATTTCGTCTACCTGCATGTGGAAGCCCCCGACGAGGCGGGCCACTCCGGCGACGTGACAAATAAATTGACCGCCATAGAGGATTTCGATGCAAAGGTGGTCGGCCCGGTGATGCAAGGGCTGGCGGAGCGGTTCGGGGAGTACCGGGTGCTGCTGATGCCCGATCACCCGACGCCGATCGCGATCAGGACCCACTCGGCCGATCCGGTGCCCTTCGTTATCTATGACAGCAGGAGCATAAGGAACAACGAGGGCGTCGGCTATGACGAAACGATTACGGAACGGCGCGATGCCGTCGTGATAGAGGAAGGACATACGTTGATGGATCATTTTATCAGGGAGGGGCAGCGGTAATGCTTATCGTCCAGAAATACGGCGGCACATCGGTAGCGAACATAGAGAGGATCAAGGCGGTGGCCGAGCGCGTGGTGCGCACGGTGAAGCAGGGCAACAGGGTCGTGGTGGTCGTATCGGCCATGTCCGGCGAAACGGACAAGCTGATCAACCTCGCCCAGCAGATATCGCCCGCCCCGAACGAACGGGAGATGGACCTGCTCCTCTCCTCCGGAGAGCGCGTCACCAGCGCCCTCACCGCGATCGCGGTCGAGGCCCTGGGCTGCAAGGCGGTGGCCCTTACCGGCCGCCAGATGGGTATCGTCACCGATACGGTGCATACCAAGGCGAAGATAGAGAAGATAACCGGCGACCGCGCGAAGAGGGCGCTCGACGACGAGTGCGTGGTGGTGGTGGCCGGCTTCCAGGGCATCACCGAAAGCGAAGACGTGACAACCCTCGGCCGCGGGGGATCTGACCTCTCCGCCGTTGCCGTGGCTGCGGCGCTGAATGCCGATCTGTGCGAGATATATACCGATGTGGACGGGGTGTATACGACCGACCCCAATATCGTCCCTGAAGCGAGAAAACTCGAGAAGATATCCTTCGAGGAGATGCTCGAGCTCGCGAGCCTCGGCGCCAAGGTGCTCCAGACGCGGTCGGTCGAGTTTGCGATGAAATACGGGGTGCCCGTGGTGGTGCGTTCGAGCTTCAACGATAACCCGGGGACGCTGGTTACCAAGGAGGATAAAGAGATGGAGAAGGTTGTTGTATCGGGTGTCGCTTATGACAAGAACCAGACGAAGATCACCGTTATGGGCGTGCCTGACAAGCCCGGTGTCGCTGCGCAGCTCTTCAAAACGATAGCGGACGCGAGCATCGTCGTCGATATGATCGTCCAGAATGTGAGCAGCGATGGAAAGGCTGCCGATATATCGTTCACCGTGCCCAAGACCGACAGCAAGAAGGCGCTGAAGCTGACCGAAGCGGTGGCGAAGGAGCTCGGCGCCAAGGGGGTCAACCTCGGCGAGGAGATCGCCAAGATATCCATCGTCGGCGTCGGCATGAGGACCCACTCGGGCGTTGCGGCCCAGATGTTCGAAACACTGGCGAAGCACGGTATCAACGTGATGATGATCAGCACCTCGGAGATCAAGGTCTCCTGCATCATCGCCCTGAAATATACCGAGCTCGCCGTACGGGTGCTCCACGACGCCTTCGGGCTCGCGGCTGGGCAGGGCGAGGGTAAAAGCGTTGTCAATGCGTAGAATAGAGATTTACGACACCACGCTCAGGGACGGCGCCCAGGCCGAAGATGTCTCGCTCTCGGTCGAGGACAAGCTGCGCATCACCGAGCGGCTCGACGAGTTCGGCATCCACTATGTGGAGGGAGGATTCCCCGGCTCGAACCCCAAGGACGCGGAATACTTCAAGAAGGCGAAGAGGCTGAAGCTCGGGACCGCCCGGGTCGTCGCCTTCGGCAGCACCCACCGTCCGAAGCACAAGGCCAAGGATGACCATAACCTGAAGGCGCTGGTCGATGCGGAGACGCCGGTCATCACCATCTTCGGCAAGACCTGGGACTTCCATGTGAAAGAGGCGCTCAAGGCGACGCTGCCGGAGAACCTCGCTATCATTCATGATTCCGTCGCATTCCTCAAGAAGTATGCCGAAAAGGTCTTCTTCGATGCGGAGCACTTCTTCGACGGCTACAAGGACAACCCCGAGTACGCGGTGAAGTGCCTCCTCGCCGCCCGGGACGCCGGAGCCGACTGCCTCGTCCTCTGCGATACCAACGGCGGCACACTCCCCGACGAGCTCAGGAAGATCGTGCAGCAGGTGAACAAGCAGGTGAAGAGCCCCCTCGGCATTCATGCCCACAACGACTCGGAGTGCGCGGTGGCGAATTCACTCGTCGCTGTCGAGCTCGGGGCAGTGCAGGTGCAGGGCACGATCAACGGCATCGGCGAGCGGTGCGGCAACGCCAATCTCTGCTCGATCATCCCGAGCCTCCAGCTGAAGATGGGGCTCAAGGCGCTGAGCGGCGATAACCTGAAAAAGCTGCGCGATGTGTCGCGCTTCGTCAACGAGATCTCGAATATCCGCCACTTCAAACGCCAGCCCTTTGTCGGCGACAGCGCGTTTGCCCACAAGGGCGGCATGCATGTGAGCGCTATCCGGAAAAGACCCGAGACCTACGAGCATGTCAGACCTGAATCTGTCGGCAATTCGCAGCGCGTGCTGATCTCCGATATGGCGGGAAAGAGCAATGTCCTCAGAAAGGCCGAAGAGTTCGGCATCCATCTCAAACCCGATTCACCCGAGGTGCAGGTAATCCTCGACAGCATGAAAGACCTCGAGCACCAGGGCTTCCAGTTCGAGGGCGCCGAAGCCTCCTTCGAGCTCCTCATCAAAAAGGCGCTCGGCCTCCATAGGAGATTCTTCGACCTCATCGGCTTCAGGGTCATCGACGAGAAGAGGAGAGAGAGCGAGACTCCCATAAGCGAAGCGACGATCATGGTCAGGGTCGGCAAGCATGTCGAGCACACCGCCGCCACCGGCAACGGCCCGGTGAACGCCCTCGACCACGCGCTGAGAAAGGCGCTCGAGAAGTTCTATCCCGAGCTGAAGAAGGTCAAGCTCTACGACTACAAGGTCCGCGTCCTCGCCGCCGGCAAGGGAACCGCAGCCCGCGTCCGCGTCCTCATCGAATCGGGCGATGACGTGCACAAGTGGGGCACCGTCGGCGTCTCCGAAAACATCATCGAGGCCTCCTGGCAGGCCCTGGTAGACAGCATCGACTACAAGCTGCTGAAGGAGAAAGAGTAAAGAGGGGCGGTTCCCGTTATCGCGAAGAAAATAGAACTTCCCTGCTTATTTATGCAGTTATGCAGCGGCAACCTTTCTCCGTCGATCTGCCGATCAACGGCTTAGCTTGGCGGCGACAAGGCGGTTCAGGCTCACTCCGGTTTCAGCCGACCGGATAGCGAGGGCCCTATGTGTTTCAGGGGTAACGCGCACTACAAATCTCCCGCTGTAGCGGCGGTTTGCAATCGGCTCCGGTATCGCCTCTCCGGTCTTCTTCATGTCGTTTATCACCGCTGCAACAATCTTGCGGATACCTTTCAGCGCGCCCTCGGGTGTTTTTGCCAGCCAGCTTAACCCGGGGAATTCGGAGCACAGTCCGACATACTCGTTGTCTTCCGGAGACCACGTCACCCTATACGTGTAATGGTCATTCTTCAACGTCACAATTCACCTCCAAGAGCTCAATGGCTCTGAGAACCTGTCTTACCTGATATGCCTTTGCCTTCCCTCTGTCGTTTTGAATATTAATCCTCGGATCTCCCGGCCACGGTGTTTTATATACCCTATGGCTGCTCCCTTTATGGCGGGCTGCTCCGAAGTAATGGTCGCAAACGAGGCACAGATCAGCAAATCGAATGTTCCGGGCATTGTTTCGCATGTGAAGGACTATCTCTGCAATCCGGTCCATGGATAAGTATAGTATCAATAGTGGTACTGTTGTCAACTGAGGCGTTACACTATTTCTTAGCCTGGTGAAAGAGGTGGACCCTGGAATTCGGACAGTCGTATAAAGTGTAAAATACGATGAGAACGAGGGATGCCAGTTTACCAGCTTTGCTTTTACTCAGACGCTGAGGGATGCTGAAGTGAAGATATCTATGGACGGCAGAGGGCGTTGGATGGATGATGTCATGATTGAACGGCTCTGGCGATCTCTGAAGTATGACGGTGTTTATTTGCAGGCGTTTGAGACGGGCAGCGAGGCAAGAAAAGGTATAGGCAAGTGGTTCAGACGCTACAACGAAGAGCGTCCCCATTCTTCTCTGGACGACAAAACGCCCCATGAGGCATACTGGAATCTGCCCAAGGCAGGTTGTCCGGGGAAACTGGCGGCATGATGGCTGGTGGTTTCCACCTTACTTCAGCCGCCAAACTGTCCAACCAATAGGAGCCACCTCTGGTGAACGTCGCCTCGCACGACTACTATCGGACCGCAGAGCCGGGCAGGCTGGCGTGCGCATTGCGTCAGCGCCCCGGCAGGTTTCCTCCGCTGCGTTCCCCTTCCGTCTTCTCGCCTTTCCGCTTGCCTTTCGGGCTGTAATGCTCGAGCAGGGCATTGATCTCCGAGCCGATGAGGATCACCAACCCCGCGATGTAGAGCCACAGCATGAGAATGATCACCGCGCCGATACTGCCGTAGGTAGCGCTGTAATCGGCGAAGTTGCGGGTGTACACGGCAAACACGAGCGATGCGATAATCAACAGGGTCACGCCGAGCACGCTGCCCGGGGTGATAAAGACGAACTTCTGCTCTACGTTCGGACCGTAGCGATAGATTATAGCGAAGCCGAGCAGCAGCGCGACCACGATCACGATCCAGCGGAACATGGCGAAAAACGTGAGCAGCGCATCGGAAAACCCGAACCGGGAGCCGATCCATTCCTGGATGACTCCTCCGAGTACCACGAGAGAGAACGCGCCGATCACCAGCAGGGCGAAGAGCAGGCTCAGCATGAGCGCTGTCGCACGGGCGCGTATGAAGCTGCGTCCCTCTTTCACATCATAGGTGATGTTGAGCTGCTGCATGATCGCGTACATTCCCGAGGACGCCGCCCAGAGCGTCGCCAGAATGCCGAACGACAGCAGCCCGCCGCGCCGTTCACTGGTGACCTCGTTCACCACCCCCGAGACCATACCGAAGGCCTCCTGAGGCAGCGCCTGTCCCAGCAGGTCCATGATCGCTTTATCCACATTGCGGATCGGCAGATAAGGAATGAGGGTGAGCAGCAGAATCATCGCCGG
This is a stretch of genomic DNA from Nitrospirota bacterium. It encodes these proteins:
- the moeB gene encoding molybdopterin-synthase adenylyltransferase MoeB, translating into MSAFDFSDDQLQRYSRHIILPEVGGKGQKKLLGAKVFIVGAGGLGCPVGYYLAAAGVGTIAMIDNDTVELSNLQRQIAHSTKTVGAFKVDSAKATFETLNPDVTVVGIKERISRDNIMDLIRDCDVVVDGSDNFPTRYLVNDACVLSRKPLVSGAILRFEGQVTTIMPGKGHCYRCLFEDMPPAGLVPSCQEAGVIGAITGVVGSLQAIEVIKVLLGKGEALTNALLIYDALKATFRRVRVPKNPDCRVCGEHPTITELQDYEGGYCRL
- a CDS encoding M67 family metallopeptidase; translation: MDRLIIPRHIFDGMVAHCRAGLPDEACGILAGTGSEVAVLYTMTNADPSPVSYLMEPGEQLTAFRDMREKGMQMLAVFHSHPQSPAYPSAKDQSLAFYEDSLYVIVGLAEGEPVVKAFSLRGGEVAETPLVVR
- the thrC gene encoding threonine synthase, which gives rise to MGYVRGLKCRECGREYPVDPIYVCEFCFGPLEVSYDYAAIKRVLTREAIEERETNLWRYKELLPIDGEPRAGLKSGFTPLVKADNLGRELGVKELYIKDDTVVHPTLSFKDRVVAVALTKAKEFGFDTVACASTGNLAHSVSAHGAKAGFKRFVFIPATLEPSKIVASLVYEPNLVAVDGNYDEVNRLCSEIANKYRWAFVNINIRPFYAEGSKTQGFEIVEQLGWRVPDTVVVPCASGSLLTKIWKSFKELKEVGIVGEVGTKVFAAQATGCSPITTAIKQGADVVKPVKPDTVAKSLAIGNPADGFYASQIVKETGGGGEDVSDREIIEAIKLLARTEGIFAETAGGVTVAAARKLIEQGKIDRNGTTVICVTGNGLKTQEALTGHTAAVHHIKPNLGAFEEVLEKISKK
- a CDS encoding MoaD/ThiS family protein; this encodes MAVKVRIPTPLQKLTQGKEEVEGRVGSVIELINDLETKYPGIAERISEGGKVRRFVNIYVNEEDIRFLQAEQTPVKDGDEVSIVPAIAGGSSV
- a CDS encoding NIL domain-containing protein, which codes for MKRRVKLTFPQQLIREPVIFTMAKKYDVLPNIRRARVTDTMGEMILELEGSEENLDKGVQSLKDQGIEVELIEGDVVE
- a CDS encoding cofactor-independent phosphoglycerate mutase, with amino-acid sequence MKYIVLIGDGMADRPLQELGGLTPLQKAATPHMDRLAREGVFGSVHTVPRGLPPGSDVANLSILGYDPRRYYTGRAPLEAASIGVALDDTDVAYRCNLVTLAFTGNDADTAMEDYSSGHITTEEARVLIEALKAELESETIRFYPGVSYRHLMVWKNGSADVECTPPHDILGKTISAYLPKGAGDGVLRDLMQRSVCILESHPLCKERVARGKRPANSIWLWGQGRRPQLPTYKEKYKVTGALVSAVDLTKGLGIYAGFRVLNVPGATGWLDTNYAGKVAYTLEALNEVDFVYLHVEAPDEAGHSGDVTNKLTAIEDFDAKVVGPVMQGLAERFGEYRVLLMPDHPTPIAIRTHSADPVPFVIYDSRSIRNNEGVGYDETITERRDAVVIEEGHTLMDHFIREGQR
- a CDS encoding aspartate kinase; protein product: MLIVQKYGGTSVANIERIKAVAERVVRTVKQGNRVVVVVSAMSGETDKLINLAQQISPAPNEREMDLLLSSGERVTSALTAIAVEALGCKAVALTGRQMGIVTDTVHTKAKIEKITGDRAKRALDDECVVVVAGFQGITESEDVTTLGRGGSDLSAVAVAAALNADLCEIYTDVDGVYTTDPNIVPEARKLEKISFEEMLELASLGAKVLQTRSVEFAMKYGVPVVVRSSFNDNPGTLVTKEDKEMEKVVVSGVAYDKNQTKITVMGVPDKPGVAAQLFKTIADASIVVDMIVQNVSSDGKAADISFTVPKTDSKKALKLTEAVAKELGAKGVNLGEEIAKISIVGVGMRTHSGVAAQMFETLAKHGINVMMISTSEIKVSCIIALKYTELAVRVLHDAFGLAAGQGEGKSVVNA
- the cimA gene encoding citramalate synthase translates to MRRIEIYDTTLRDGAQAEDVSLSVEDKLRITERLDEFGIHYVEGGFPGSNPKDAEYFKKAKRLKLGTARVVAFGSTHRPKHKAKDDHNLKALVDAETPVITIFGKTWDFHVKEALKATLPENLAIIHDSVAFLKKYAEKVFFDAEHFFDGYKDNPEYAVKCLLAARDAGADCLVLCDTNGGTLPDELRKIVQQVNKQVKSPLGIHAHNDSECAVANSLVAVELGAVQVQGTINGIGERCGNANLCSIIPSLQLKMGLKALSGDNLKKLRDVSRFVNEISNIRHFKRQPFVGDSAFAHKGGMHVSAIRKRPETYEHVRPESVGNSQRVLISDMAGKSNVLRKAEEFGIHLKPDSPEVQVILDSMKDLEHQGFQFEGAEASFELLIKKALGLHRRFFDLIGFRVIDEKRRESETPISEATIMVRVGKHVEHTAATGNGPVNALDHALRKALEKFYPELKKVKLYDYKVRVLAAGKGTAARVRVLIESGDDVHKWGTVGVSENIIEASWQALVDSIDYKLLKEKE
- a CDS encoding toxin-antitoxin system HicB family antitoxin, which produces MKNDHYTYRVTWSPEDNEYVGLCSEFPGLSWLAKTPEGALKGIRKIVAAVINDMKKTGEAIPEPIANRRYSGRFVVRVTPETHRALAIRSAETGVSLNRLVAAKLSR
- a CDS encoding YihY/virulence factor BrkB family protein produces the protein MIHGVSPQQFLLQLKQEISDDNVFNGAAALGFYLTLALFPAMILLLTLIPYLPIRNVDKAIMDLLGQALPQEAFGMVSGVVNEVTSERRGGLLSFGILATLWAASSGMYAIMQQLNITYDVKEGRSFIRARATALMLSLLFALLVIGAFSLVVLGGVIQEWIGSRFGFSDALLTFFAMFRWIVIVVALLLGFAIIYRYGPNVEQKFVFITPGSVLGVTLLIIASLVFAVYTRNFADYSATYGSIGAVIILMLWLYIAGLVILIGSEINALLEHYSPKGKRKGEKTEGERSGGNLPGR